One Deinococcus cellulosilyticus NBRC 106333 = KACC 11606 genomic region harbors:
- a CDS encoding PSP1 domain-containing protein codes for MFTQAVRFDNGPKLHPMSTETLYPVNTHVIVQSRRGLEVALVRTEHQETPRRDHGGMILRAATPEDLQAREENQKRAEEVKWYLRAKVRARKLPVKIVSVEFTLDQSLLTMAYSAEERVELSSLIADLRHITPAKVNFFAVGPREQAATLGALGMCGRESCSSTHLQEFAPVSIRMARDQQLPLNPEKLSGPCGRLLCCLQYEHEMYQELLAELPRKNAKMCHTESGACGKVVKLSPLRGTLELLTEDGTMIEGKPEEFSKL; via the coding sequence ATGTTCACCCAGGCAGTTCGCTTTGACAATGGTCCCAAACTCCACCCGATGTCCACCGAGACCTTATATCCGGTGAACACCCATGTGATTGTCCAGTCCAGACGGGGGCTGGAAGTCGCTCTGGTGCGCACAGAGCATCAGGAAACCCCCAGACGGGATCATGGTGGCATGATCCTGCGCGCCGCAACCCCCGAAGACCTGCAGGCCCGTGAAGAGAACCAGAAACGGGCCGAAGAGGTCAAATGGTACCTGCGGGCCAAAGTCCGTGCCCGCAAACTTCCCGTGAAGATTGTGTCGGTGGAATTCACCCTGGACCAGTCCCTGCTCACCATGGCCTACAGCGCAGAAGAGCGGGTGGAACTGTCCAGCCTGATTGCAGACCTGCGCCACATCACCCCCGCCAAGGTGAATTTCTTTGCTGTGGGCCCAAGAGAACAGGCCGCCACCCTGGGTGCCCTGGGCATGTGCGGACGGGAATCCTGCTCCAGCACCCACTTGCAGGAGTTTGCCCCGGTCAGCATTCGCATGGCCCGAGACCAGCAGTTGCCCCTCAATCCCGAGAAACTCTCTGGCCCCTGTGGTCGCCTGCTGTGCTGCCTGCAATACGAGCATGAAATGTACCAGGAACTGCTGGCCGAATTGCCCAGAAAGAACGCCAAGATGTGCCACACCGAATCTGGAGCCTGCGGCAAGGTGGTTAAACTCAGTCCCCTCAGAGGCACCCTGGAGCTTCTGACTGAGGATGGCACCATGATTGAAGGCAAACCCGAGGAGTTCAGCAAACTGTGA